TCGAGGTCTTTGGCGTAAGTGTGGCCGGTGTTGAAGTTCTGAAAATAGATGGACAGGCAGGTGTCGAGGGGGTTGCGCAGGGTATGGATGAACTTGGCGTTGGGCAATACCGCGTGGATCAGGCCCAGGTTCTGATAATTGCCCGGCATCTTGTCGATGACACGCAAGGCCGTTTGGTCAAATTGATGCAGGGTATCCAGGTAGTGATCCGCCAGGGACTGCACTAAAGCGGGGTCGAGCTGGGCTCGCAACACGGCTTGCTTGTGCCGCTCTGCCAGTGTTGACCAGTCGCTTAGCTCCCCTGCCCCAACCACGTCGGGGTGCGATGCCAGTATTTGCTCAGTGAGCGAGGTTCCGGAGCGGGGCATGCCCACAATCAGCAGGGGACGTTTGGAATCGACACAGCCTGGCCAGCTCTGGTGACAGACAGCGCGAGTGTAGTGCGTTGTCAAAAATGCCAAGATTTTCTCTTGATTGGCCGGATCATAGGCTGGGGTAAATAGCTGCTTGGCCTGATTGGCTTGCTGGTAGTAGTGGAAGGCGTTGGCGTAATCCGCGATGTCTGTATGGTACTTACCCAAGGCGTAGCTGAGTTCTGCACGTTTCTTGACCGGCAGGGGCTGCTGCAAGCAGTGCCTGGCACGCTCCAGCCATTCGTGGTCATCCAGGGTCATTTTGCGCGTTTTAGCAAAGCCTGCCAGGGCTGCGCTGTCATGGGGATTGTGTTGAAGGAGTGTGTGATAAGCGCTTTGGGCGCGATCAAAATCGCCAAAATCCAAGGCAATTTCTGCCTCTGCAGTACGCGCCTCCGATTGATTTGGGGCCTGTACGATCAACTGATCAACCAAGCCTTTGGCCTCATCTAGCCGCCTCATCGCCCGTAAAGCCAAGACCTGTGTGGCCATAGCCAGTGGATGACGCACGCCCTCCTGATAGATCTACTCAAATATCTTCAGGGATTCTTCCGGCTGTAGCGCAGCGTACAAGGCTGTTGCCTTGTTGATACGTGCCCCCAGGTGATTGGGCTGGGATTTTAGGGCTTGATCGGCGTATGCAATGGCTTGGGTGTAGTCACCCGCCTCACTGCTGTTATCCGCCAGGTTGGCCAGGATATCCGCAGAATCCGGTACCCATTGCAGGGCCTGCCGGTAACAGCGCTCGGCCTCGGCAAACCGCCCCAGACGCTTAAGTGCCAGCCCCTGCTGGTTCCAGGCATTGTGACATGGGCTGGCGCACCTTCACAGGCTTGCTGCAACAAGGGCAGCGCCTCCTGATCGCGTCTCAATAAGAGCAATGCCTTCCCCAAGGCGTGGGCACGAGCCGGATTGGGGCCTTGCTGTTCCCAAGCGGTTCGCGCCAGTCGCTCCATCTGGTTGTAGTCCCCGCCCGTTTCCAAGGCGGCCATTTGCGCCGCATCCCTCTGGGCTTGGGCCAATCGGCTGGCCAGGTTATCCACAGTCGGACCTTGCAAGCCCTTCTGCCGACCATCGGTCAGCATTTGTTCCATCTGCGGCAACAGACCCGCATGGAGCAGATACTCCAGGCAACTGAGCCAGTATTGCCCCTCACCGGGCCGGATTTCCAACGCTTGCTTGAGCAATTCACCGGCCTGTCCCCAGTGGCCTTGTTGCATAAGCAGCACACCCAGGTTGTGCAGGACATCAGGCTGGCGGGGATTGGATTTCAGCAGTTTCTGATACGCCCGCTCGGCTTTCTCCAGCCTGCCCGCCTGATGGTGTTGAATTGCCTGCTGGAGTAAGCGGGGAGAGTCCATGTGTTATTGCTAATTGCACTTGGTAAAGTGGCAGTTTATCAGATTTATCAACCTTGAAACAAAGTAAACAAAGTTGGTTCTTCGTCAAACAAAGGTCGCCGTAGGAGACTGATCTACAAGGTAAAGTCGCAGACAAATCCCCCCGGCACAGATCCGGACGTGCGCTACTAACGCATCCGGCTCCTGCGTCAAGTCAGACGCGCAGTCGCTCATTGGGATATGGGTGGACGATACGCAGTGATGGCACCCATTGGTGTACGATTTTCTTCATCTTTTCCCAGTTCAGGCTAACCGCCTTTTGGCTTCTGCGCCGCAGCGCCCTGAACCAGATTTTGATTGCCAATCCTCGTACCGTGCTGAGTACCCCGGAGTTTCCCGGCACGCCGAAGTACAGCGCAAACCCCCGCAGCTTTTGACTGACCATTCGGCCCTGCTCCGCCACCGGTAGGTGACGGTTCTTCAGGAGCCAGTCTTTCAGTCGCTCTACGAAGCCACGCAGTTTCTTTGCCAGGGTCGTGCGCAGGATGGTGAATCCTCCGTCCGAACGCCGTTTGGCGCAGGCGTGCGTAAACCCAAGGAATGCAAAGGTCTCCGGCTTGCCTTGTCCTCGCTGTTTGCGGTTGGCTTCGGCAAATCGTCCGAATTCCACCAGGCGAGTCTTTTCCGGGTGCAGCTGCAAGTTGAACCGACGGAGTCGCTCCGTCAGGTCCTGGCGCAGCCTTTGCGCATCGTCGTGGTACTGGAACCCCAGCACCGCATCATCGGCATAGCGGACGATATACACTTCTCCCCGTGCCCTTCGTTTCCGCCAGGCCTCTACCCAGAGGTCGAGACTGTAGTGCAGGTAGATGTTGGCCAGCAGCGGCGAGAGGACGCCCCCTTGCGGGGTGCCCTGTTCACTGAGCTGCCATTCGCCTTCCTCCATGATGCCTGCCGTGAGCATCTGCTCGATCAGTCTCAGTACGCGGCGGTCCGCCACTCGGTGGGATACAAAGCGCATCAGCCAGTCGTGATCGACCGAGTCGAAAAAGGTGCTGATGTCGGTATCCAGAATCCAGCTGACCTTGCGTTGCGTGATGGCAACGTACAAGGCGTCCAGCGCATGGTGCTGGCTGCGTCCGGGCCGAAACCCGTAGCTGAATCCCTTGAAGTCCACTTCGTAGATCGTTTCCAGTACCCCTACCAGCGCTTGTTGGACTAGCTTGTCCTCTACAGCGGTGATGCCGAGGGGACGCTTGCGTCCGTCGGCTTTGGGTATCCAGACACGCTGCACCGGTTGCGGGCGGTAGCGTCCGCTGTGCAGGCGTGCATGGAGGTCGACCAGTCGCGCTTCTAGCCCTTCGCCATAAGCTTTCCAGCTGAGGCCATCGACGCCACGGGCCGCCTTGCGGTTGAGTGCAAGGTAGGCTTTCCTGAGCCGGTCGATCCCGATGTGGTGCATCAAGTTGTTGAACCGCAGCGTACGATCCCTTTGTGCTGCTGCACGTAGCCGTCCAAGCCCCGCTTCTGCTTGCCCCGAGCTCTGCGTCTCGGTCACAGGTGGCTCTTTCGGCTCTTCTTTCCGCCAAGGCCCTTCGCTCCACGCGCTCCGCGTCGTTGATCCCGTTCTGTCCGCTGTTGGCATCGTTGAGTTGTTCGCTCGCTTCATTACTACTATGGCCTTGTCCGACTCCTCGTTCCGCTCTCCCGGCTGTTCGGCTATTGACCTTTGAGCCAGGAGTGGCTTCTTGCCCCGCGGGCGAGGCCTCCCGGGTTCCGTACGAGAGACATCCACACATGCACCGGGTCTGCGACTCCGGGGAACCTGCCTGCTACTCGCGTCTAGCGTAGCCTGCAGTTTTGCCTTCCCGACCACTCAACACGGTCAGCATTCCCAACCTTGATTTCGCAAGCTCAATACCGAGCCTGTGTGTTCCCCTGTCAACGCTTGACCCCAGTGCTGGCGAGCAGACGCCCTAGACTTAGGGTCCCGGCGGTTCGCTACACCTTACCGGGCAGAGGACTTGCACCTCCAATCTCTCGCCAGCTTGTCCCGGCGCACTGACTGTCCTTTTGTTTTTATTCCAAACAAAACGTCTGTCCTTTTGTTTATGAAAAACCCGCCGGAGCGGGTTCATAGGGAGGGATTGGCGGGGATGTATTTAGTGGTGCTTGGGCGGCATCAGGTCTTGGATTTCATCCTTGCTCAGGCCGGTGATCTTGATGATGCTGTCCAGCGCCATGCCTTCTTTGATGCAGTTGATGGCAATCTGGCGAACCATCTCCATGCCCTCATCCCTACCCCGCTCCATACCTATCTGGTAAGACGGCATTTTCTCAATATCGACTTCACGTAGCATTTCGACCTCCACGGCCTTGAATTTGTCGGTTAGACCTCGGTTTCCGGACAGGTGTTCCATCATCTTGATGTGGTTGCGCAGGGCTCGCTTGTCGCCACCCACCAGCTCGATCAGACGGCGCATGATCTTTCGCAGCACGAGCTTTTCGTCCTTGCCCTTGAAGTCGCAGAGTACTGCAATCACCAAGGCTTCGGGGGTATTTTGGTTGATGAACTGCTCGCAGTCCAGCCGGTGCATGTCGATCAGGCTGTAGCTGTAGCTCCAGCCGCCGTCTTCGATGCAGTCCTGCATGTTGAGGGGGGCTTTGCCGGTGTAGATGACGAATTGGCGGATAGGATTCTTGATCCCGGCCAGGCGCAGGTCGGTGTAATAGCGCAGGTTGCGGTAGGGCATGGTGGGGTCGTTGCTGTCCTGCAGCTCCAGGTGCAGGACAAAGCGCTGGCCATCGGGGGTCTCCACCAGCATGACGATGTCGGCAA
This is a stretch of genomic DNA from gamma proteobacterium SS-5. It encodes these proteins:
- the ltrA gene encoding group II intron reverse transcriptase/maturase is translated as MPTADRTGSTTRSAWSEGPWRKEEPKEPPVTETQSSGQAEAGLGRLRAAAQRDRTLRFNNLMHHIGIDRLRKAYLALNRKAARGVDGLSWKAYGEGLEARLVDLHARLHSGRYRPQPVQRVWIPKADGRKRPLGITAVEDKLVQQALVGVLETIYEVDFKGFSYGFRPGRSQHHALDALYVAITQRKVSWILDTDISTFFDSVDHDWLMRFVSHRVADRRVLRLIEQMLTAGIMEEGEWQLSEQGTPQGGVLSPLLANIYLHYSLDLWVEAWRKRRARGEVYIVRYADDAVLGFQYHDDAQRLRQDLTERLRRFNLQLHPEKTRLVEFGRFAEANRKQRGQGKPETFAFLGFTHACAKRRSDGGFTILRTTLAKKLRGFVERLKDWLLKNRHLPVAEQGRMVSQKLRGFALYFGVPGNSGVLSTVRGLAIKIWFRALRRRSQKAVSLNWEKMKKIVHQWVPSLRIVHPYPNERLRV
- a CDS encoding tetratricopeptide repeat protein: MDSPRLLQQAIQHHQAGRLEKAERAYQKLLKSNPRQPDVLHNLGVLLMQQGHWGQAGELLKQALEIRPGEGQYWLSCLEYLLHAGLLPQMEQMLTDGRQKGLQGPTVDNLASRLAQAQRDAAQMAALETGGDYNQMERLARTAWEQQGPNPARAHALGKALLLLRRDQEALPLLQQACEGAPAHVTMPGTSRGWHLSVWGGLPRPSAVTGRPCNGYRILRISWPTWRITAVRRVTTPKPLHTPIKP
- a CDS encoding sulfotransferase, yielding MTLDDHEWLERARHCLQQPLPVKKRAELSYALGKYHTDIADYANAFHYYQQANQAKQLFTPAYDPANQEKILAFLTTHYTRAVCHQSWPGCVDSKRPLLIVGMPRSGTSLTEQILASHPDVVGAGELSDWSTLAERHKQAVLRAQLDPALVQSLADHYLDTLHQFDQTALRVIDKMPGNYQNLGLIHAVLPNAKFIHTLRNPLDTCLSIYFQNFNTGHTYAKDLDDIAHYYRQYHRLMEHWRQVLPEDAMLEVRYEELVEDPETWSRRLIDFIGLEWDDNCLNFHQTERRVGTASNWQVRQPIYKTSKDRWRNYEPWIGPLLPLLELYSPMGDEMSR